ATTAGGCATCACGTCATAGAATATTAGTGATGGCTTTCATATGAGAAATCCACTAAACTTGCATGTTTTCCATTTTTAGACAAACTATTTTAGTAAATAATGGGAAGATGTTGTTGGTTGTGTGCCTTGTGGCAAAACAGACACTTCAGACAATCTACACATTAAATTTAACGCATTCCTGTAGGTGTGGTTGCCGTGGCGATGCCCTCTGACCTGAGCTGCAGCGCTCTGCTCTTGCTCTGGATGTTGGTGGAGTCGTAGTGcttctgctgctggagctgctgagaGAGACGCTGCACggcctccacctgctccacctCAGCCTCCAGCGTCTGCTCAAACAGAGCCTGCTTCCTCTGAAGCTCCTCCACCTCTGACAAGGAGCCCTGGGAGGGTACGGCAagccacaccacacaaacagcacacagacaacacacagacaacatatcTAAATCAAATACACTTTTTTGACAAAACCATAActcttttacacacattttttcaCTTGCTCTGCCAACGATAATggtatttatgttttatttatgtatgtaaacaatgttttatCTGCTATAGAGACTTTTAGGTATTAATCCTGAAAATATGAACTGTCTGACATGCTGTCAGTTGATCCCAGTTTTGAGCATGAGTCTATATGTAAAACTAACAACTAGTTTTATAAAgcagttttttttaacttttgtaTTCATGATAAGGTATAGCATAGTTTCCAGGTTGGACAGCAAAGTCATCCTAAACAAAATATTACACTACAGGTCAGCAGCATGAGCAGCTTGCTTACTGACCCCCAAGTCTTCATTGGCCAGGAACGCCTCCTTGTTACTGAGCCAGCTCTCGCTCTGTTCCACATAGCCCAGGAAGACCTGCGGAAGACATCAACCATGTTTTAGACAGCAGGCAGAAGCCAAACAGGACTTCCTACATCACAATGAGACAGTAAATCCCAGAAACGAGGTGTTGAAGAACGAAAAGGTACAGGCTCCTGGGCATTTTGCTACCTGTAAACTGAGGGCTTGGTCCAGCATTGACCTCCTGTCCTGCCAGGCTTTGTCCAGTCCCTTCTTGGCGTCCTCCAGGCTCGTCAGGGCCGCCTTGATCTCCTCCACTGAGCGGTGGCCAGCCTTCACCAGCCTCTGGCCAAAGCTCCTCACCGAGTCGATACGATCAGCGCGAGCATCAATCTCTGTCTACAAAGACACCCACAGGACACGCTCATTTATCTCCCTGATTTCTACGACAAGAATTAGCACACTGTCTGACAATAGTTATCTGAAAACATACTACATTTAGaattatttaaaaacaaaacttttGCAGGGCGGTATAGGATATGCATATTATTACCGCACAGGGCTTCATGGAACTAGTGGAGGGTGGAATATATTCATATGAAGCAGTCAAAACATTCAAATGTCTTCACCTTCCAGTCCTTGTGTTCGGCGATCATCCTCTCGGCCTCAGCTTTGCTCTTTGGCAGTCCTTTCTGTGCCATCTCCGAGCTGTTCTTCAGCGTCACGTCCAACAGGAGGCGCTGGTTGGCCTTGAAGAGCTGCAGCTCGTGTGCATCATGCAAGCGCTCCTTTCTGCAAGACATATCCCCCCCCACATCAGTCTCTCTTGTCACAAAACCTGATAGGGAGAGTCTCCGTGCTGACAGTGTACATTTATGTGCTAGTACTGAAGTAGGATGAGCTAAAATGATGAGGGTTCTGGGCCAGTGTTCATTTGTGCAGTTTTCTGGTTTGTCTATGAACCTTCTATGTGGACACAATGTTGTGCAATAACACAGAACATCAGATAGGAATGTTAACAAATGATCTTTTCAGAATCTTTTACATGATGAACAAAGCTAAACAAATATGAAATCAAGCTTGCACTGGACATAATGAGCCTCTGTACTGTAGACCTTCTCACCTGAGTTTGACCTCTTTCTCCAGGTTCAGTAGCGTGGTGTTCATCTCcttctgcttctgcttgagCCTGTCCGTCAGCTCTGACTGACCCCTCAGGTGACCTTTCACATCCTTCTCCAGAGCCTGCGGGACACACGAGGAGCATCAGCCGGcgacacacacctgtacaacACCTCTTTTAAGGCCAGAGGTATGCAGATGCCTAATGAAGgaccttgactttgagaaagaGTCTTCACTTACCGTTCCTCTTTCCTGGATCACCCTGGCCTCCCTCTCGGTCTCCTCATGCCGGCGAATCAAGCCCTCGACACTCTCGACGTCCCAGCCACAGTCTCCATCTTGCAACAACAGCATCTAGAACAACACGAATCATTATGCACAATGCACAACTGGCACCATGCAGAGGGCAATGCCCAATCCCAACACAAGTAGgatacagaaaacacacaccattctcgatcacacacacacacacagacacacacagacacacacacggacacagacacacacacacacacacaccttctcgttGGCTCTGTCGCGTACTTCCTCCAGCTCCCTAACGAGGGCATGCACCTCCAGGGCTCCCTCCAGCCTCTTCTTATAGCTGCTCAGGTCACCATGGAAATTATTCCACCTATACACATACAACAACACATCAGTGCTGGCAGTCACGCGGCATCAAGGCATAACAAGCATGCTCAGTGCTCAGTGGACAAATTGGATAAGGTGCTGCATTACTTGGCTTTAGACCCAATGTGCAAGGGCTCAACGagtctgatggtgtgtgtgtgtttgtgtgcgtgtgtatgtgtgcacacacgtgtgtgtgtgtgtgtgtgtgtgtgtgtgtgtgtgtgtgtgtgtgtgtgtgtgtgtgagtaacccTACCGTTCGTTGAGCTGCTGTTTCCTCTTCTTCACCGTCTCCAGCTCTTCACAGTTCTGCCTCTCCAGACGGGCGGCCAGGTTGCTGATGGTCTTGATGTGCCCGTCGTCCATAGTCACCTCCTGTGGACAGTCAACACAATGTCATACATAAACGTGTGTTATGTAAAGACATGTAAAGTCCAGTCTTTacatagaaagtcatcatatgGAGGAGTAAAAAAAGAGATTGCACAAATGACAATCACAGACATATTTGTCGTTACAATAGCTCTTATCACAGGTGTGCAATAGGTAGGTATACATGCCTATTCATATTGTCTATGCATATTATCACAGCAAAATTTGTTGACATCCAACAGTACCTTTATTCAACCAAACTACATTTTTAAAAGGTTTTGTGTAAACATATTGCAGTCAGGTGTTATGACATGATACTGGGTCTTGTCTGGGCTTTTGTGGTCATGTTACTCACCCCTGTCCCTGCTCCTCTGAACTCGTTCAGTTTCTTCAGAAGCTGAACGCCATGCTCAAAGTCCTTCCCAACATCTCCCACATTTATCATCACTTCCTATTAcagaggcacacatacacatgcactttataataacacacacacacacacacacacaaacacagactgacaaacacagactgacaaacacacactgacaaacacacactgacacacacacacacacgcacacacacacacacacactcctcaccttcTGTCTGATCCACATTTCCACCTGCTCCACCTTCTGCAGGAACTCCAGGAAGTCTCGGTTGTCCTCCAGAACCTTCCCTCTTGCCGCCACGGCCAGTTTGAGCTCCTCCCAGTATTTGATGAGGGCTGTGATGGTGGAGCGTATCTCCTTAGATTGCGGGTGGTACAGCGTGATCAGCTCATCCCCAGCCTCAAGAGATAGTAcaggtgaaaggtgaaaggtgagAGGTGAAAGAGTTTAGTACAATTaaccatcaaactacagatatactgtaggttcgTCCCACAATCAGACTGAGGAACTCTTCTGTGCCATAAAACCTTAGTACAGAATTTAAACTTCAGCGTCCGTGGTTTCAGCGTCCACACCATATTCAggtccaagtgcccatggggactcgggttcgaatcccatctgggggcatttcccaatcccacccaccctatctccctctcccactaACCTTCCATtgatcttcactgtcctgtccaaatgaAGGCAAAACATCCGAAGAGATACACTTTAAAAAGGCCGGATGACCACCAATACTAGTCCCCAGCGCCCCAGGTGTCTCACCTTCTGTACCGACTCGATGATCTTGCTGTGGGCGAGGATCTCGGCCTCGAACACCTGGTGCTTCTGCAGGAGCTTCATCTTGGTCTGCAGGTTGCTCAGGTCCATCTTGGTGTCCTCCTGCATCTTCTGCATGCGCTCCGACACCCACTCCTCTGCCTGCAGGGGAGAACACAGCAGGACTCAGCAACCACAGCTTTAGCCAGAGGAATTTGGCATGGTCTGACTGACATGTATGTCTCCTACTTTCATGTCTCCTATTTCATATTTTAGACTGTGGGCTCTTAGCTAAATAACAGGCAAAGTTCAATGATGGGCAACCCACAATACACCTCAAGCATCAGCTAAAGCTGTCGGAATCCAAGCTATTGATTTGGTTTCagttcatttttttgtattgccCATGATTTAAACTCGAGCCCCATATGCTTTAGCCAGAAGCATCTCTGATGGTGCTAGATGCATTAATGTGAAGATGCATTAATAATCTTTCAGCAGCAATGTTTACACAAAGATAATGTACAGACATTTACAGATAGGCTGACTACTTAAGAGTGAGATCATTTCTATACCAGAATATTaatattgcaaaaaaaaaaagcactgggGTTGTGCACAGCCCTTCAGTTCAGCCAATGACACTAATGTTTTGTTTATCTGATATAAATGGGTAGTTTTTACAGTCAGTGGCAGAGAGGAGTGCGGAGTCCAGTCATGAGAAATGATAGGGAGCGGTCAGCGTTAGAGTAGGGGTGGAAATGAATGATGATGTGCAGGACCTCGGCAGCATCCCGACTGAAGATGCAGAGCAGCCGGGACATGTCCAGGTCCTCCCCGCGCTTGACGGACAGCTCCTGGAtgcgtctcctcctctcctcgagGGCGCCGAGTTTGTTGCGGATGCGTTTGGCGCTCTCGCGCTTGAGGTCCTCCTTCTGCAGACGGCTAGCCAGTTCTTGCAGCGCAATCATCTGCGGAGAAAAAGAGGCAAtattgcatttcacatatgatgttcAGCGCTGTGGATTTGTGCCACTTTCTCTCAGCAGCTCTGAGATCAGTGTGTAGAGTTCAGAGAGAATCATTCAGCCATGGGTGAGACTGGTTAGATAGAGCGAGCTTGATGGACAGAAGACAAAGACTATCCAGAGATGAGCTCAGTGTGGAACAGCGAGACTCTGTCTGAAACACTGCAAGCCACACAGACTACCATTGCACATTAACTCATATCTCAGCAGACTGCTGACCTTCTCCTCCTGAGTGGTGAGAAGTTTCTGGAAGGCGTCATGACGTTTGATGAGTCTTTCTGTCTCATCCACTGAGCTGCCCAGATCACTGTTCTTCAGCAGAATCTACAAAATGGATAGACAAAAGGGTTAACATCAAAATTGTTTTACACAGTCTCACAATTTTCAATTGTTTTACATGGTCTTACATGTCTTACAATTTGTGGTGTGGTATCATTATCTTTAAATATGTTTTGACATTTGCTATTATTTAAtgtataggctatgtgtgtataggggcatgcatatgtttgtgtgtgcattcatgcatgtgcctgtgtgtgtgtgtatgtgtgtgtgtgtgtgtgtctgtgtgtgtgtgtgtgtgtgtgtgtgtgtgtgtgtgtgtgtgtgtgtgtgtgtgtgtgtctgtgtctgtgtctgcgtctgcgtctgcgtctgcgtctgcgtctgcgtctgcgtgtgcgtgtgcgtgtgcgtgtgcgtgtgcgtgtgcgtgtgtgtctgtgtgtgtgtgtgtgtgtgtgtgtgtgcgtgtgtgtctgacctcttGTGAGTTGGAGATGGTGTCCAGGTGCTCGGAGTCTCTGTAGAAGACCTGCTCCTGATGTGTGAGCTCCAGCCaacgcttcttcttcttccagtGGCCATGGAGCTCCTCTCGGTCCTGCTGCAGGGAGCTCAGCTTCTCACGcacctacgcacacacgcacacacacacacacacacacacacacacacacacaaacacataattaAATGGAAGTTAACACTGACTCattcatgaacacacataccagTACTGATGAtgaatacacacaatatatctAATAAGGACGACATAGCATAGCAAATGTACAAATCCTCACATGGTGCACAAGTAACACAGGCAGATACTTCTTAACAGCACGATTAGAAATGTAGTACTGTAATTAGTAGTAAAATAGCCTTAAGATGTTGCACTTCATCAAACAAGGGTCCCTGTGGTAGTGCACTGCCCACCTCTTTGGCATGGGAAGGGTCCAGCTTCAGTAGTTCCTCTCCCCTGTCGAGCGCGCGGGTGTAGCTCTGCTCCCGTGCCACTATCTCCGCCCagagctgctggtgctggtccATCTGCAGTTGGCACGTGCCCACGTCCCGGATGGACTCCTCCGCCCGCATACCACCTAACACCTGGGAACTCCACAGGGTGTAGTCCTGAGCCTgcaatacacacagaaacatactgtatgtcacagaCACACCTGAAAGGACCCTTTGTATAATGGTTCAATAATACGTTCAATTTATGTAGTGTATCTATGTAGTAGTAGTCATATGTAGTCATATCTGTGTGCATacatctgtgtgaatgtgtgtgtgtgtgtgtgtgtgtgtgtgtgtgtgtgtgtgtgttgtcatgcgtatcggtgtgtgttcatgcttaTCGTACTTACAGTGTTGAGGAAGAGGTATCTTCGGCTGGCGTGGTTGAGCTTCTCCAGCCTCTTCTCGACGTGGAGGCGCAGCTTCTCCCAGCGCTCCACCAGCTCCTGCTGCCTCTCCCGCAGCTTGGCCCTGAGCACTTCTGAGCACGCTCCCAGCACGGCAGCACTGTCCACCGTGTCCAGCAGCTCCTGGAGCTGCCAGTAACGCAACAAGATGCTCGTAAGCCAAATGCAGCTATTCAAACGTTTTTGCTTTAGATAATGGATAGTGATTTATTCTtattcagacaaaacaaacaaaagatacATTCGTCCATTAACATCACATGTTCAATCACCCTGTACTGAGTTATCCTGAGAAAACAGATGCAAGCCATTGCTGATCTTCAGCAGATATTGAAAgaagcagatacacacacatatatacatacctGCTCCTCATTCCGAGAGAGCTCAAGAACCAGTGCCTCATGTTTGCGTAACTGAGACTCAACTCCCTGCCGGTCCTTTGCGATGTCTTCAGGTACGCTCTTCAAGCGCTCCTGTAAGTAAAGACAaggctgggtttgtgtgtgtgtggggattgGGGAGGACGGTCACCATGCAGTTATCTTCATACTTTCTTTGTGGTTGAAATTATATTGGAGAGACAACGAGGCAATAAAGAACCCCACTTAACCACTTACTCAAATGTTAGGGAAGTATTACTAGTAGAAATGTCAGATATCAATCACTATTTGGTGTTGCATGCGTTTGTCTTATTGTTTTAATGATTTTTGACTTCTTGTTGTGCCAGTTCAGAGCTGACGACCTTTAGTTTCTCTATCTCCAAATGTTTGTGATCTGttgattattttgtctttctttAATAGCATATTGATGTCTAACTGGAATACTTTCTATTTTCAAAACGAATGTTTGAAAATACAACACAAGATGTCATTGTCTAAATATAGACATGGTGAAACaacataacacacatgcacagtatgTTCAGCAGCATGAATTTGCATGAGCAAGTGCTTCTCAGACTTCTATCCCCTTGAGGATCCATGCTTAAAACCACTggcaagtgattttgcaaaggCTGGTTTGGCAGCGCACAAGCCGTTTTACACTTGAAATATGATTTTCCTCACCTCTTGGCCAGGTGATAATTGAGCAGTTGACCAAAGAATGTTAATGAGAGTTAAACAGGGTATCTCTGGTCATAAATTAACATACATCCATTCGAATATTTACAAGATATCACATGTGTATTTGTAATGTTGATCGTTGATTCCACCCTACATGAGCCTACGCGATATTCTGCTCTTGCCGAATGTGtcttctctcttttgtctcAAACACCTTCGTCGgcgttcttttgtttgtttatttcgcCTAGTCACAAAGCATCCGAATTCATAGCATGTTTTCAGTCAAACTCCTAATGAAGATTCggattaggcctaggctacttaacaATAGTCGGCTCCGCCTTTGCCACACCTTAACACCTATATAGTTATTAATTCTGCTTAATTTTGAATTGCATAAAAAGCAACCAATCAAGAGAACTCCGAGCAACACAATCAGTTCGAACTAGCACGCAAAATGACAACTGTGCGATATGGGACAAGCTGCGGGCCTTACAAAAGGATTACCTTCAGAGAAGCAAACCCGCACTGGGAAGAGGATGCTGGCGGTAGATTTCATATAATTATTTCTTTCTAGAGGCGTAAGCTAACACAACATATCAATTAAATGTGTGACGTAAAACCCgcttgtttttatttctttaaagGTCTAGTGCTAGACGACGCAGACCAAGACAAACCTGTGCAGTGCCCCTTCGATGCGAACCACGTGATTCGCACCTGTCGGTTTGCATATCACATTCAGAAATGTGAAAAGGTTTGGTCCGAAGTTTTGCTATTTTACAGCTCGAAATGCTCAACTGGTAAGGTTATTGTTAAAATTGTGTATCGTTGCATCGTTGTTTTCACATCAGAATAATCCAGAGTTGGCTGCGGAGATGATGACTTGCCCCTATAATGCACAACATCGAATGCTGAGATATGAGATGGACCAGCATGTAAAAAAATGTATAAACAGACAAAGGATAACGGAGGCGTGtacgtaggcctatatgttgctgtgtgtgatgCCTAGTAATCATATATTCATTTGTTATTGCTTGGCTTGGGGtttaaagtcttcttctttATCATTAGTTGAAGTGAAGGTTCTACCGAAATTTCAAGTCCCCGTCAACACATTTTCTGCACCCAATAGTGAGGAAGACTGGGAGACAGGTGGGCTTTAAAGGACCAGAGGGTGATTTAAGTCAATAGTGTAATCCAAACTGTATTGCATTTGCAGCCATGGAATCCTATCTGTTTCCTCATCTCATTTCAGAGTCTGACAACACtgccaacacattcatttgggGAGTGCCCACTCTCAACTTGGCACCTCAGAATGGGTATGCAGGGTAAGTGACAGGCCCACGGT
The genomic region above belongs to Sardina pilchardus chromosome 20, fSarPil1.1, whole genome shotgun sequence and contains:
- the LOC134067205 gene encoding gametocyte-specific factor 1-like, whose protein sequence is MTTVRYGTSCGPYKRITFREANPHWEEDAGGLVLDDADQDKPVQCPFDANHVIRTCRFAYHIQKCEKNNPELAAEMMTCPYNAQHRMLRYEMDQHVKKCINRQRITEAFEVKVLPKFQVPVNTFSAPNSEEDWETESDNTANTFIWGVPTLNLAPQNGYAGPVVTPTRTGLPSTLPWKM